From Plasmodium knowlesi strain H genome assembly, chromosome: 6, one genomic window encodes:
- a CDS encoding SAE2 domain-containing protein, putative has protein sequence MTTFKSICEDSLKERKENVGLERVLGRVFDELISEFKAKFIKKISVLVHEVKHSDCALEVGKGGVQHYKREKYENRQKEQVGGKTHTDDTLGVYLSNITYSKRKSLFEKIKKEIDAQGEDHVTERGVSRKRLAPSGFTTVEEQKIYDSNEKVNVMNVVNDGKKKIDEVSVLDRRGKSVSSARNYLSDMHSKANSRKSGRSTRSRDTTGDGGSKGIEQLRKLDRVEKRNLSEVSEQMSMSDMSEKSQRTRTSYKSRTSRVSHGSPASCISRTSRKTNHPREDLCTLNGESNKSEKDTYANIISKYTIKRLFSNRLHTDEVGDTHCGIDERRADILRSAHIDKARRYMHEPSSISTNGGKAPSSKTNEFMNEENKNYKIVKRDFDDCSKRSVKSKANSLGSEREPLDILIAEEAKERNKLKEIRGRSNGYSNRQNEVEVKSHKGDSTSIDKSEQLFFEVIRGKKRKHLKGFECEDCKSFYEELCWDGSEEGRKYKGGTSHRSWNRHEVSKPAQNELLLKKDRGKKSEGENYTNRLSEYVNEKYTNGTQPDTVKSFGEMALVSSPRYFKNGEGNVDMGSGKYAEKYIDKFMKKFEMKEKNKGSLVKMNQVEEEKFYEVDEVDDTEEELPTEVAEDRRKENKKKKLIQSFSRHRYHSKVNDSPKNFWSFDFFK, from the coding sequence ATGACGACTTTTAAATCCATATGCGAAGACTCActaaaggagagaaaagaaaatgtcgGACTTGAGAGAGTTTTGGGGAGAGTATTTGATGAATTAATTTCCGAATTTAAGGCCAAGTTTATTAAGAAAATATCCGTCCTTGTCCACGAAGTGAAGCATAGTGACTGCGCTTTGGAAGTTGGCAAAGGTGGGGTCCAACACTATAAAcgggaaaaatatgaaaacagGCAGAAGGAGCAGGTGGGAGGGAAAACGCATACAGATGACACATTGGGTGTTTATTTAAGCAACATCACATATTCAAAGAGGAAGAGCTTgttcgaaaaaataaagaaagagatTGACGCCCAGGGGGAGGACCATGTCACCGAGAGGGGAGTCTCCAGGAAGAGATTGGCCCCGAGCGGATTTACCACTGTAGAGGAACAAAAGATATACGACTCGAACGAAAAAGTAAATGTAATGAATGTAGTGAatgatggaaagaaaaaaatagacgaAGTGAGTGTGTTGGATAGAAGGGGTAAATCAGTGAGTAGCGCACGAAATTACCTCTCCGATATGCACAGCAAGGCGAACAGTCGGAAATCAGGAAGGAGTACGCGGAGCAGGGACACAACTGGAGATGGGGGCTCCAAGGGGATTGAGCAGTTGAGGAAGTTGGACAGGGTGGAGAAGAGGAATCTGTCGGAGGTGTCGGAGCAGATGAGCATGTCGGATATGTCGGAAAAATCACAAAGGACGCGCACTTCGTACAAGTCAAGGACATCACGGGTGTCCCATGGTTCCCCCGCTTCCTGTATTTCTCGCACATCACGCAAGACGAACCACCCAAGGGAAGACCTATGCACGCTGAACGGAGAGAGCAACAAAAGTGAGAAAGATACCTACGCGAATATTATAAGTAAGTACACCATCAAACGATTGTTTTCTAATAGACTGCACACCGACGAGGTGGGAGACACCCATTGTGGCATTGATGAACGGAGAGCAGACATACTTCGTAGTGCCCACATTGACAAAGCGAGGAGATACATGCACGAGCCAAGTAGCATCTCTACAAATGGGGGAAAGGCCCCATCAAGCAAAACTAACGAATTTATGAatgaagagaacaaaaattacaaaattgtaaagagAGATTTTGACGACTGTTCGAAAAGGAGTGTCAAATCCAAGGCGAACTCGTTGGGATCAGAGCGTGAGCCACTTGACATCCTCATTGCAGAAGAGGctaaagaaaggaacaagTTGAAGGAGATTAGGGGTAGGTCAAATGGCTACTCTAATAGGCAGAACGAAGTCGAGGTGAAATCGCACAAAGGGGACTCTACAAGCATCGACAAAAGTGAGCAGTTATTTTTTGAAGTCATTAGAGGGAAAAAACGGAAGCATCTAAAGGGCTTCGAATGCGAAGACTGCAAATCGTTTTATGAGGAACTCTGTTGGGATGGTTcggaagagggaagaaagtACAAAGGGGGTACGAGCCACCGATCGTGGAACAGGCATGAAGTGAGTAAACCTGCGCAGAACGAACttttacttaaaaaagacaggggaaaaaagtctgaaggagaaaattacacaaatCGCCTTAGTGAATATGTCAATGAGAAATATACGAATGGCACCCAGCCTGATACGGTAAAGTCATTTGGCGAGATGGCCTTGGTAAGCAGCCCCAGATATTTCAAGAATGGTGAGGGAAATGTGGACATGGGTTCCGGCAAATATGCTGAAAAATACATTGACAAGTTTATGAAGAAGTTTgagatgaaggaaaagaataaggGAAGTTTGGTTAAAATGAATCAagtggaggaggagaagttTTATGAAGTCGACGAGGTAGATGATACAGAGGAAGAGTTACCAACGGAGGTGGCGGAAGATAGacggaaagaaaataagaaaaaaaaactgattCAGTCTTTTTCGCGTCACAGATATCATAGCAAAGTTAATGATTCGCCAAAAAATTTCTGGAGcttcgatttttttaaataa
- a CDS encoding OTU-like cysteine protease, putative, with amino-acid sequence MIDEYRGNSQKRKKAKEKKKKNDEEIKGVKEVDDGINYSLINDYHDSNFKKNFYIKSIRTDGNCLFRAVSDQLYNNEDNYKEIRRLVVDHLLRNEQKYQHFIEYDESYKSYIDRISLDGTWGGQLELQAVGELFNVNILIYQENECILEIKNHSDDEKCIQLHYASSEHYNSVRFKNRALENELKSIVELREILNNKDDSESTKTFYETTDNELTEDNEEDMCDNTGNENNNVGEWIDEKEFTFNNSVEEEYLQYDCPQENNRNNIFSLSDDETEPCSLDILQNIYNGIKRKGMRSRSMPTINENFLYFFSKNHVNESMDSDSTIDVLNERKGLDMRKPKKIENRKLNFLKYNYIGQRPDDLLSEYVPRAGTMRTAVTPIRGENKTIRICYNKTFHKYLCLSKMMEVGNNQREEKVGEGLDLFNGNYMYSNGGGKACRRVAQGEAIQGKSFDKSEVNKSGSPTEGESRIPLKHLHSAGRQGYISNFELENNLSRTKKKTFENFLKLYSEKISYSRNSFCKSISTNDVKSSNEGGSADAIGSTSEQANSECLNYENARNLSLNKISSSNEEITAASSYFDKEDSMSFEFGPHVYDKRVEINYLATEDDEEVNKCILYKNGEEGKKFCYNLMSKSQEIFDIIIDEEYVLSMNSSMLFSHSGNKHVGRGNCYKKRGVTEQEEIPPSMSNRGGAKISYPVASPCVLNSRASFSGSKAEGRRTTSQIDVKVGDDHDRARGGSNCRIRRRNHQGNCSSGEGSGDTSGYSHTDASSQSRIGATPRGSLKSRDLFLKKKYLNKKFINMFSKDIHSKGLFHFLNADFLLTGDKVKYIIPFLFNSERMNIFKDKLNRKDFHFSDYVTFSFNLDEQKLRKKIECSKVLNEEFLIKEKHKYSKFTRGGNGKSENRVKIISI; translated from the exons ATGATTGATGAATACCGTGGAAACTcgcaaaagaggaagaaggcaaaggagaagaagaaaaag AACGACGAAGAAATTAAGGGGGTCAAGGAAGTCGATGACGGAATTAACTATTCACTG ATAAATGACTACCACGATAGtaacttcaaaaaaaatttttacattaaGAGCATACGGACGGATGGCAACTGCCTGTTTAGGGCTGTGTCGGATCAGCTGTACAACAACGAGGATAACTACAAGGAGATAAGGAGGCTAGTG GTGGATCATCTCCTAAGGAACGAGCAAAAGTATCAACACTTCATCGAGTATGATGAAAGTTACAAGTCCTACATAGACAG AATAAGTTTGGATGGGACATGGGGTGGTCAGCTCGAGCTTCAAGCAGTGGGCGAACTTTTCAAC GTGAACATCCTGATCTACCAAGAAAACGAGTGCATCCTGGAGATAAAAAATCACAGCGATGATGAAAAGTGCATCCAGCTTCATTACGCTTCCAGT GAGCACTACAATAGCGTCCGGTTTAAAAACAGGGCCCTGGAAAATGAGCTGAAGTCAATTGTGGAGCTCCGCGAAATA CTAAACAATAAGGACGATAGTGAGTCCACCAAGACGTTTTACGAAACTACGGACAACGAACTGACCGAAGACAACGAAGAAGACATGTGTGACAATACAGGAAACGAAAATAATAACGTTGGAGAGTGGATTGACGAGAAggagttcacatttaacaaCTCAGTGGAGGAAGAGTATCTACAGTATGATTGCCCTCAAGAGAACAAtcgaaataatattttctccctGAGTGATGATGAAACGGAACCTTGTTCATTGGATATCCTgcagaatatatataatggtataaaaaggaagggcaTGAGGAGCAGAAGCATGCCAACTATTAATGAGaatttcctttatttcttctccaAAAATCATGTCAATGAAAGTATGGATAGTGACAGCACCATAGATGTGCTGAATGAGAGGAAAGGACTCGATATGAGGAAACCGAAAAAGATCGAAAATAGGAAGTTGAATTTTCTGAAATATAACTATATTGGTCAGAGACCCGATGACCTCCTCAGTGAATACGTGCCTAGGGCGGGGACGATGCGGACTGCTGTCACCCCTATCAGAGGGGAGAACAAAACCATCCGCATTTGTTACAACAAGACGTTTCACAAGTACCTGTGCTTGTCCAAAATGATGGAAGTAGGGAATAATCAGAGGGAGGAGAAAGTGGGAGAAGGGCTCGATCTGTTCAACGGGAACTACATGTATAGCAACGGGGGAGGCAAGGCATGCAGAAGAGTGGCACAAGGGGAAGCCATACAGGGGAAATCTTTTGACAAAAGCGAGGTCAACAAAAGTGGGTCCCCAACGGAGGGAGAGTCGCGTATCCCCTTGAAGCACCTGCACAGTGCAGGCAGACAGGGATACATTTCGAATTTCGAATTGGAGAACAACTTGAGCaggacgaagaaaaaaacgtttgagaattttttaaaactttaCAGCGAAAAAATTTCCTACAGCAGGAACTCCTTCTGCAAGAGTATTTCCACCAACGACGTCAAGTCGAGTAATGAGGGAGGTTCCGCAGATGCAATTGGTTCGACCAGTGAGCAAGCCAATTCTGAATGCTTAAATTACGAAAACGCGAGAAATTTATCGttgaataaaatttccagcagtaatgaagaaataaCGGCTGCTTCGTCTTATTTCGATAAGGAGGATTCCATGAGCTTCGAGTTTGGACCCCATGTGTATGACAAGAGAGttgaaataaattatttggcaacagaggatgatgaggaggtcAACAAATGTATCCTATATAAGAATGgagaggaagggaagaaattttGTTACAATTTGATGAGCAAGTCTCAGGAAATCTTTGACATAATAATCGATGAAGAGTATGTCCTAAGCATGAACAGCAGCATGTTGTTTTCCCACAGTGGCAATAAGCATGTGGGTCGAGGAAATTGTTATAAGAAGAGAGGAGTTACCGAACAGGAGGAAATACCACCATCGATGAGTAATCGTGGAGGAGCAAAAATATCTTACCCGGTTGCCAGTCCTTGTGTGTTAAACTCGAGAGCGTCTTTTTCAGGTTCGAAGgcggaaggaaggagaacaaCTAGCCAAATTGACGTGAAAGTTGGGGATGACCACGATAGGGCAAGGGGCGGGTCCAACTGCAGGATTAGGAGGAGGAATCACCAAGGGAATTGTTCTAGTGGGGAGGGAAGTGGAGACACATCCGGATATTCGCATACAGACGCATCCTCACAGTCGCGCATAGGCGCTACCCCCAGAGGTAGTCTGAAATCGAGGGACCTTTTcctgaagaagaaatatctgaacaaaaaatttatcaacATGTTTTCGAAGGATATCCATTCGAAAGGgctcttccactttttaaaCGCCGACTTCCTACTCACTGGAGACaaagtaaaatatataatccCCTTCCTGTTCAATAGCGAACGTATGAATATATTTAAGGACAAGCTAAATAGAAaggattttcatttttccgaCTATGTTACGTTCTCCTTTAATCTCGACGAACAAAAGttgagaaagaaaattgaaTGCTCTAAAGTTTTAAATGAAGAATTCCTCATTAAGGAGAAGCACAAATATAGTAAGTTCACACGAGGGGGGAATGGTAAGTCTGAGAACCGGGTGAAGATCATCTCGATTTAG
- a CDS encoding DEAD/DEAH box helicase, putative, whose protein sequence is MDEATITVGNHSNNTGTVQIGEPSGEQMLHPHEDALASENSNFNYIDIVNSMGGNYEPNGAVAQIFNYQSEEEFVHEGNAYDEDGCSETNSEMKNPPAQTTPKRRTYPQNMDTCGPARKMRKGVNSSYPMEETHNNNEKNNFKERKYNLYRNNPHWKATEENPLYQRERPGLYKGAFKKWEGNQINSRQGKKAGGGQDERYNVVDKKLFLSKWDKVDEENNNHHDGPRGEACYDDSRGIYLGRGGSSQFTRERASQFGRGRPSQSVRGGPSQFTRGRASQYGRGRPTQYGRGRPSHVDRGGRSNHCEYGRFRQQNHDRSSQYDPDRLNPYGKDPMGQYHPDRSNKYDTGRMNLYGHNGPNHHGYDQSSLHDPDKSERYEYDHGRSSQCDHDGMNKYELDRLSKYDADKSSQYGSNRSTQDDFDRLSKYSTDQLNQYAYNRPSQYNPNRRNQYSRDGAIECQGGQYSRGHRNEPEEKGDTYLGQKYKCNIFNEECYIIECKCYGSEEMEVPGPLSTMEDLCTICGNNLYRNICEKGYSQMTIVQKYSIPIIKNKMNLIASSQTGSGKTFSFLCPVITNLIEDNDTLRPHFPGAYACVFPLGLVLCPTRELVLQILNEVNSLTKNMELVCMAFYGGETMKDQIVQINERQADIIVSTPGRLLDLMNSCKVSLSFVKYLIFDEADEMISLGLKEQMDAILFEKDLCASEARQTILFTATFSDSLREDIEKFMGTPYVFLNITQKREVQNSIKQVVKYVPAKCKQDELLKDLKPLQGQAIIFVELRSSINYIFSALKSNGYQVNYLHGKMSQVRRQDVFQQFRDREFQILVATSIAARGLDFPDLELVINYDLPAEFEQYMHRIGRTGRIGKTGLAINYFNSSNKKIIDKLIDHLRKHNQTVPQWLLNFN, encoded by the exons ATGGATGAAGCTACTATCACGGTTGGGAACCATAGTAATAACACAGGCACAGTGCAGATAGGAGAACCAAGCGGTGAGCAGATGCTACACCCACATGAAGACGCACTCGCAAGTGAGAACAGTAACTTCAATTATATAGATATAGTGAATAGCATGGGCGGAAATTACGAACCGAATGGAGCTGTAGcccaaatttttaattaccaAAGTGAGGAAGAGTTCGTTCATGAGGGGAATGCATATGATGAGGATGGATGCAGTGAGACAAATAGCGAAATGAAGAACCCACCTGCACAAACAACACCGAAAAGAAGAACGTATCCACAGAATATGGACACGTGTGGACCGGcaaggaaaatgaggaagggaGTTAACAGCAGCTACCCAATGGAAGAGACGCATAAtaacaatgaaaaaaacaacttcAAGGAAAGGAAGTACAACCTCTATAGAAATAACCCCCATTGGAAAGCAACAGAAGAAAATCCTCTATACCAAAGGGAACGTCCTGGGCTGTATAAAGGAGCcttcaaaaaatgggaaggtaACCAAATTAACAGTAGGCAAGGGAAGAAAGCAGGAGGAGGGCAGGATGAGAGGTACAATGTggttgataaaaaattattcttgaGTAAATGGGATAAGGTTGATGAGGAGAATAACAATCACCACGATGGTCCCCGGGGGGAGGCATGTTATGATGACTCCAGAGGGATTTATCTAGGAAGGGGTGGATCCAGTCAGTTCACCAGGGAAAGGGCAAGTCAGTTTGGTAGAGGCAGACCAAGTCAGTCTGTGAGGGGTGGGCCCAGTCAGTTCACCAGGGGAAGGGCAAGTCAGTATGGGAGAGGCAGACCAACCCAATATGGTAGAGGTAGACCTAGTCATGTGgataggggggggaggtcCAATCATTGTGAGTATGGTCGTTTTAGACAACAAAACCATGACCGGTCCAGTCAGTATGACCCCGACAGGCTGAATCCTTACGGGAAAGATCCAATGGGTCAGTACCATCCAGATAGATCGAATAAGTATGACACCGGGAGGATGAATCTCTACGGACACAACGGGCCGAATCACCATGGGTATGACCAATCCAGTCTGCACGACCCGGATAAATCTGAACGGTATGAATATGACCATGGAAGATCCAGTCAGTGTGACCACGATGGaatgaataaatatgaaCTGGATAGGCTCTCCAAATATGACGCAGATAAATCCAGTCAGTATGGAAGTAATAGATCCACTCAGGATGATTTTGACCGATTGAGTAAATACAGCACTGATCAGCTGAATCAGTACGCATATAACAGACCCAGCCAATATAACCCTAATAGAAGGAACCAGTACTCTCGTGACGGGGCTATTGAGTGTCAGGGTGGTCAGTATAGCCGAGGCCATCGAAATGAACCCGAAGAAAAAGGCGACACCTATCTAGGGCAGAAATACAAGTGCAACATCTTCAACGAAGAGTGCTACATCATCGAGTGTAAATGTTACGGAAGCGAAGAGATGGAGGTACCAGGGCCCCTTAGCACCATGGAAGACCTATG CACCATCTGTGGAAACAACCTGTACCGAAACATCTGCGAGAAGGGATACAGCCAAATGACCATAGTTCAGAAGTATTCCATCCCaataataaagaataaaatgaatttgATTGCGTCCTCACAAACAGGAAGTGGGaaaaccttttccttcctctgtCCAGTAATTACAAACTTGATAGAAGACAACGACACGTTGAGACCTCATTTCCCTGGGGCCTATGCTTGTGTTTTTCCCTTGGGTTTGGTCCTCTGTCCCACGCGAGAGTTAGTACTTCAAATTTTGAACGAG GTTAACAGTTTGACGAAAAATATGGAGCTCGTTTGTATGGCCTTCTATGGAGGGGAGACGATGAAAGACCAG ATTGTGCAGATAAACGAACGGCAAGCGGATATCATCGTGTCGACCCCGGGGCGATTACTCGATCTGATGAATAGCTGTAAGGTTAGTCTGTCTTTTGTAAAATACTTAATCTTCGATGAGGCGGATGAAATGATTTCCCTTGGCTTGAAGGAACAGATGGATGCcattttatttgaaaaagaTCTTTGTGCCAGTGAAGCCAGACAGACCATATTGTTCACGGCGACCTTCTCCGATAGCCTTCGGGAGGATATTGAGAAGTTCATGGGCACTCCATATGTGTTTTTAAATATCACACAGAAAAGGGAGGTGCAAAATTCTATTAAACAG GTCGTCAAATACGTGCCCGCGAAGTGCAAGCAGGACGAGTTGCTCAAGGACCTGAAGCCTCTGCAGGGGCAAGCCATCATCTTTGTGGAACTGAGAAGCTCAATTAATTACATTTTCTCTGCGTTGAAGTCGAACGGCTATCAAGTGAATTATCTGCACGGGAAAATGAGTCAG GTTCGGAGACAAGACGTGTTTCAACAGTTCCGCGATAGAGAGTTTCAAATTTTAGTAGCTACCTCCATCGCAGCAAGGGGTTTAGATTTTCCCGACCTAGAGTTAGTAATAAATTATGATCTTCCCGCCGAATTTGAGCAATACATGCACAGGATTGGTAGGACCGGACGCATTGGTAAAACTGGACTAGCCATTAACTACTTTAACAGCtccaataaaaaaattattgataAGCTCATCGACCATTTGAGGAAACACAACCAGACCGTGCCCCAGTGGTTGCTCAATTTTAACTAG
- a CDS encoding protein GEXP15, putative: MLKEESVEVELVKLENEISKGENSFEKKKKKKVQFSDKNETIYYEKDENENSYFNFAVNNFNYFECFYNEMYNCDFDEKEFKAGHSFLNEEDHKGGSYNSLEIFEAKDSSDEGTRKENRKENGIENGIDNAKENGRGRGVVRRGYVAMNTGEDESPDGEIHGESTKGAFSSRDGKNQSLKRERFTHSFNEDSSFEVNDVHAAILNAEERTSHYSEDYFGFNIEPFNMKNELKEGYIDKHGNYIYNHSDGDDFEEAWLKSVDEEDPFTSFSNKKIKAKIHNETVSKFDKFKNQSLNNNSLSVNIYDALYSLSCLLIEKETPIKAMVRYKRDLKLCKNYLNECKLKLDKFRFVSSPRESNESSKDPNVSKSCQGADADRSESNEGKRDEDRRAPVRRSGKKNILQVKLKTRAGDSVGKEGEETLVNEAVDKEVIPNGDTQSEEDEHEGEKSEATPREEHPVEEEEQPREEEPPAKESTEEDNVADGDEEAEGEEKVAEDDKTAEQGGQAMEEEGVAEQGDKAADEEKDALRESEEPNELQRLEETYQKIALDYKTIERRFNNLIDLTQKLTNEYKNVYFLAKHECEALCKKLEESKDESVDIQWQLRWTSDANNNVYGPYNYYDIYNLISVGIVSAENPIQLRRINKENKVLENIWQMYDAVNYLTFVSNENVKKKRKLSETTNQVETKEDGSDEEDNSLDDEYDIKKKKRKKKGLIQISKKKEMSSTNEDDSDNEEDDYENYDY; encoded by the coding sequence ATGctaaaagaagaaagcgTAGAAGTCGAACTGGTAAAATTAGAAAACGAAATAAGTAAAGGTGAAAACagctttgaaaaaaaaaaaaaaaaaaaagtccaatTTTCagacaaaaatgaaacgaTATATTATGAAAaagacgaaaatgaaaacagtTATTTCAATTTTGCCGTTAACAACTTTAACTACTTTGAATGCTTTTACAACGAGATGTATAACTGTGACTTTGATGAGAAGGAGTTTAAGGCTGGGCATTCCTTCCTAAATGAAGAGGATCATAAAGGGGGAAGTTATAATTCCCTTGAAATTTTTGAGGCGAAGGATTCTTCGGATGAAGGTACCAGAAAAGAGAATAGAAAAGAGAATGGAATAGAGAATGGAATAGATAATGCAAAAGAGAATGGCAGAGGGAGAGGGGTGGTTAGAAGAGGGTACGTTGCCATGAATACTGGGGAGGATGAATCTCCTGATGGGGAAATCCACGGGGAATCAACAAAAGGCGCTTTTTCCAGTCGAGACGGAAAAAACCAATCACTTAAAAGAGAAAGGTTTACTCATTCCTTTAATGAAGATTCCTCCTTCGAAGTGAACGACGTACATGCAGCCATTTTAAATGCAGAGGAAAGAACTAGCCATTATAGTGAAGACTATTTCGGGTTTAACATCGAACCCTTTAACATGAAGAACGAATTGAAGGAAGGATACATAGACAAGCATGGCAACTACATTTACAACCACTCGGACGGTGATGATTTTGAGGAGGCCTGGTTAAAGTCAGTTGATGAGGAAGATCCGTTCACCTCATTTtccaataaaaaaattaaagcaaAAATACACAACGAAACCGTGTCTAAATTTGATAAGTTCAAAAATCAAAGTCTCAATAATAATTCCCTCTCTGTGAATATATACGATGCTTTGTACTCCCTCTCTTGTCTGCTaattgaaaaggaaacaccAATTAAAGCCATGGTTAGATACAAGAGAGATTTGAAGCTCTGTAAAAATTACTTAAATGAATGCAAACTGAAGTTAGATAAATTCAGGTTCGTTTCGTCCCCACGGGAGAGCAATGAATCTTCGAAAGATCCGAATGTGTCCAAGTCATGTCAAGGGGCAGATGCGGACCGCTCCGAATCGAACGAAGGGAAAAGGGACGAGGACAGAAGGGCCCCTGTGAGGAGATCAGGTAAGAAGAACATCCTGCAGGTGAAATTGAAAACACGGGCAGGCGATTCggtagggaaggaaggggaggaaacCTTGGTAAACGAGGCCGTAGACAAGGAAGTCATTCCAAATGGAGACACGCAGAGTGAGGAGGATGAGCATGAGGGTGAGAAGAGCGAAGCCACTCCCCGTGAGGAACATCCCGTCGAGGAGGAAGAGCAGCCACGGGAGGAGGAACCCCCGGCGAAGGAATCGACAGAAGAGGACAATGTAGCAGATGGAGATGAGGAAGCAGAAGGGGAGGAGAAGGTGGCGGAAGATGATAAAACGGCTGAACAGGGGGGACAAGcgatggaagaagaaggagtagCTGAACAGGGGGATAAAGCGGctgatgaggagaaggacgCCCTCAGAGAGAGTGAAGAGCCAAACGAGTTGCAGAGGCTGGAAGAAACATACCAGAAGATTGCCCTGGACTACAAAACAATCGAAAGGAGGTTTAACAACCTGATAGATTTGACGCAGAAATTGACAAACGAATATAAGAACGTGTACTTCTTGGCGAAGCACGAATGTGAAGCCTTATGTAAAAAGCTGGAGGAATCCAAGGACGAAAGTGTAGACATACAATGGCAGCTGAGGTGGACCAGTGATGCTAACAACAATGTCTATGGTCCTTACAACTACtatgatatatataatttaataTCCGTCGGAATTGTGTCGGCGGAAAATCCAATCCAGCTAAGAAGGATaaacaaggaaaacaaaGTTTTAGAAAATATATGGCAAATGTACGACGCTGTCAACTATCTTACATTTGTTAGCAacgaaaatgttaaaaaaaagaggaaattgaGTGAAACCACGAACCAGGTGGAGACGAAAGAAGATGGGAGCGACGAAGAGGACAACTCCCTGGATGATGAGTATGAtattaagaagaagaagcggAAGAAGAAGGGCCTCATCCAGATatcgaaaaagaaggagatgtCCTCCACCAATGAGGACGATTCGGACAACGAAGAGGATGACTATGAAAACTATGACTACTGA
- a CDS encoding protein phosphatase inhibitor 3, putative has translation MSHMHSSSSTTTTTYVQEANERNEQNGNQNTIVRILKLTPQKMVRWDENTVDNENAQKKSSKVCCIYHKPKGFGESSDSESDSSEDEGECKGCSKKDEPKEQNRKEESQIKK, from the exons ATGTCTCATATGCATTCGTCCTCAAGTACAACGACCACCACCTACGTGCAAGAAGCGAACGAGAGGAACGAACAGAATGGAAACCAAAACACAATTGTGCGAATTTTAAAGCTGACTCCCCAAAAAATGGTCAGGTGGGATGAAAACACTGTTGATAATGAGAACGCGCAGAAGAAGTCGTCCAAGG TCTGCTGCATATATCACAAGCCCAAGGGCTTTGGGGAAAGCTCGGACTCTGAATCGGATTCGTCAGAGGATGAAG GTGAATGCAAAGGCTGTTCCAAGAAAGATGAACCCAAAGAACAGAA caggaaagaagaaagccAAATTAAGAAATAG